From a single Stigmatopora argus isolate UIUO_Sarg chromosome 4, RoL_Sarg_1.0, whole genome shotgun sequence genomic region:
- the ptpn23a gene encoding tyrosine-protein phosphatase non-receptor type 23 isoform X5, with protein MRGRPHDTVVQGGRKESSASSKPLQPTSSDFQAGPRAPRAAAMEAVPRMPMIWLDLKEAGDFHFTPAVRQFILKNYGENPDNYNEQLKKLETLRQGAVNVTRDFEGCSTLRKYFGQLHYLQSRVPMATGQEAAVSISWTEIFSGKTVVHDDISYEQACILYNLGALHSMLGAMDNRVSEEGMKVSCTHFQCSAGAFYYLRDHFSHNFSVDMSHQILNLNINLMLGQAQECLLEKSMLDNRKSYLVARISAQVVDYYKEACRALENSETASMLGKIQKDWKKLVQMKIYYFAAIAHLHMGKQAEEQQKYGERLAYLQSSMDKLSEAIKLAKGQPDSVQDALRFTMDVIGGKFNSAKKDNDFIYHESVPSLETLASVKGAPLVKALPVNPTDPSVTGPDLFAKLVPMAAHEASSLYSEEKAKLLRDVMAKIDSRNDTLEQFMDSLGLEPESVDNLDMYSHIPPVLMEKCAALSVRPDTVKSLVQSMQVLSGVFTDVESSLREIQEILEADEAGEKALRDAGAPADAHPAPQAALLSEMRRDLEKYAEAHEKASFTNTELHRAMNLHISNLRLLGGPLENLREALPRPQLSEEEVAGLQCVKRILGKVQEMREQRSSLERQLRDLIQHDDITSTLVTTERADIKNVFEEQLKKYEQVKVYVEQNLAAQENILKALTEANVQYALVRKSLRQTEQQWSATVQGLVGSYEAYEDLMKKSQEGKEFYDDLEEKAARLLERAKTLCQTRTEARKPVLERESPKKPPARPTAAKPSFKPNSQDDDSSLEDPELAQINAAILALAEDGPEELSSRPPDIPSLQRPGPEAFLPPGGGGGSVPWPASSAANLPRFPANLPPPELLARIARFPTPGVLHAPIPHLPNPQMTLQMPRQVAYGPPVPQRVPTASYEPTPRHPVAPGISAAYAGPPPMGAYPRFLPQMTQPNQYPPPVGQAPPPDYRVGPTVLPPPRHPSLQGYPHGYVAQQPGAPPHYPHLFPGHLQAPANGYQAPPPMAQGYQAPQNYAPQHQAPVMPMAAQGLMAPPSAPLQHHPPAPQTVGPVSQAYPSHRHPQSAQIAAPVSQHYPPHQHPQMPHCSQQFAPHSQIPTGPGGPVAPCGQAIHPQMGPPMPPASQPHLIGPQAHLPRHAPPTSLSPQHQHQHPGPPPVPIMPQPPVSGPGHTQVQGHHSGGICYPGSPPAMPRQPLAPQSAASHGTVHSQVPMYLGAPGPHVPPSAPLRPPPVGVPPHGVQACPGGPPVGQAGQPPSISPAPSTSPTPGPSTLVPRPSVTSDLGSASGAVGSPPSASTFQLQHPGNHDLLSSSPDNQSGSAEPPANVLQPTKADPRDGERRKEDSRGVLLIQGDPYRSPELLARLQSELEGFRARVDSLEELPEDERGASALDGQWRELQEQQEKDARQLSIAIARCYAMKNRHQDVMPYDLNRVLLRSGKDDYINASYVEELSAYCPQIIATQAPLTGTAADFWLMVYEQKVSLVVALVSEQEVEKGKVARYFPTERGQQLSQGPITLSLSTQKTTPTHVERMISLRYRDQSLKRTVVHLQFTSWPELGLPESQSNLLRFIQEVHGHYLHQRPAHTPVVVHCSSGVGRTGAFCLLYAAVQELEAGNGVADLRDLVRKMRRQRKNMLQEKLHLKFCYEALLQQGEQVLLRHGVPPSNAGRNVAASSSKHQRQESQQDLVLGGDIPISSIQATIAKLSVRPPSAEEAEPEDPDEPALPFSPPVPEPHPAPELPGSPPSAPSPPPPNGVDAGGSAGPSAGPQAQVQPPPPPSSLELLASLAPEAFSMEGGGGGRGKQRVTKQSFLQPAEGRGLHGSRESESEDPLSGLDPLWSLNKS; from the exons ATGCGTGGACGGCCCCATGACACAGTTGTTCAGGGGGGAAGAAAAGAATCCAGCGCGTCTTCAAAACCCCTCCAGCCGACCTCGAGTGACTTCCAAGCGGGTCCCAGAGCACCGCGAGCCGCCGCCATGGAGGCTGTCCCCCGCATGCCGATGATATGGCTCGACCTCAAGGAGGCTGGAGATTTCCACTTCACCCCGGCCGTCAGGCAG TTCATCCTGAAGAACTACGGCGAGAATCCGGACAACTACAACGAGCAGCTGAAGAAACTCGAGACGTTACGGCAG GGCGCCGTGAACGTCACCAGAGACTTTGAAGGGTGCAGCACGTTGAGGAAGTACTTCGGTCAGCTTCATTACCTTCAGAGCCGCGTTCCCATGGCAACCGGGCAGGAGGCAGCTGTGTCCATATCTTG GACTGAGATCTTCTCTGGCAAAACCGTGGTCCACGACGACATCAGCTACGAGCAGGCGTGTATTCTCTACAATCTCG GAGCTCTTCATTCCATGTTAGGAGCCATGGACAACCGAGTGTCAGAAGAA GGCATGAAGGTGTCGTGCACGCACTTCCAATGTTCGGCCGGAGCCTTCTACTACCTGAGGGACCATTTCAGTCACAACTTCAGCGTGGACATGAGTCACCAGATCCTCAACCTCAACATCAACCTCATGCTG GGTCAAGCTCAAGAGTGTCTTCTGGAGAAATCCATGCTGGACAATAGGAAGAGCTACCTGGTGGCTCGGATTAGCGCTCAG GTGGTGGATTACTACAAGGAGGCCTGCAGGGCGCTGGAGAACTCGGAGACGGCGTCCATGCTGGGGAAGATCCAGAAGGATTGGAAAAAGTTAGTCCAGATGAAGATCTACTACTTTGCCGCCATCGCGCAC CTTCACATGGGCAAACAAGCCGAGGAGCAGCAGAAATACGGCGAGCGG cTGGCGTACCTCCAGAGCTCCATGGACAAGCTGTCGGAAGCCATCAAGCTGGCCAAG GGTCAACCAGACAGCGTGCAGGACGCCCTAAGATTCACCATGGATGTCATCGGCGGCAA ATTCAACTCGGCCAAAAAGGACAACGACTTCATCTACCACGAGTCCGTCCCTTCTCTGGAAACGTTGGCGTCCGTCAAAG GAGCGCCATTGGTCAAAGCCCTGCCCGTCAACCCGACGGACCCCAGCGTCACCGGTCCGGACCTGTTCGCCAAGCTGGTGCCCATGGCGGCTCACGAGGCGTCCTCCCTCTACAG CGAGGAGAAAGCCAAACTCCTGAGAGACGTCATGGCCAAGATCGACAGCAGAAACGACACGCTGGA GCAGTTCATGGACTCCTTGGGCTTGGAGCCGGAATCCGTAGACAACTTGGACATGTACAGCCACATTCCGCCGGTCCTGATGGAGAAGTGCGCCGCTCTCAGCGTTCGACCCGACACGGTCAAGAGCCTCGTCCAATCCATGCAGG TCCTCTCCGGCGTCTTCACCGACGTGGAGTCGTCCCTCCGAGAAATCCAAGAGATCCTGGAAGCCGACGAGGCGGGCGAGAAGGCCCTCCGAGACGCCGGCGCCCCGGCCGACGCCCACCCGGCGCCGCAGGCCGCGCTCTTGTCCGAGATGCGCAGGGACCTGGAGAAGTACGCCGAGGCCCACGAGAAGGCCAGCTTCACCAACACGGAGCTCCACCGGGCCATGAACCTGCACATCAGCAACTTGCGTCTCCTGGGGGGACCGCTGGAGAACCTGAGAGAAGCTCTGCCCCGCCCTCAACTCAGCGAAG AAGAAGTGGCCGGGCTGCAGTGCGTGAAGCGCATCCTGGGGAAGGTTCAGGAAATGAGGGAGCAGAGGAGCTCCCTGGAGAGACAACTACGAGACCTGATCCAGCACGACGACATCACTTCCACCCTGGTCACCACGGAGAGGGCCGACATAAAG AACGTGTTCGAGGAGCAGCTGAAGAAATACGAGCAGGTGAAGGTCTACGTGGAGCAGAACCTGGCGGCCCAGGAGAACATCCTCAAGGCCCTGACGGAGGCCAACGTTCAGTACGCCTTGGTCCGCAAGAGCTTGCGTCAGACGGAGCAGCAGTGGAGCGCCACGGTCCAGGGCCTGGTGGGTTCCTACGAAGCTTACGAAGACCTGATGAAGAAGTCGCAGGAGGGCAAGGAGTTCTACGACGACCTGGAAGAAAAAGCGGCGCGACTGCTGGAGAGAGCCAAGACCTTGTGTCAGACCCGAACGGAAGCCAGGAAGCCCGTCCTGGAAAG AGAGAGCCCGAAGAAGCCTCCGGCCAGACCCACGGCGGCCAAACCTTCCTTCAAGCCCAACTCCCAGGATGACGACTCCAGTCTGGAAGATCCGGAGTTGGCCCAAATCAACGCCGCCATCTTGGCCTTGGCCGAAGATGGGCCAGAAGAACTTAGCAGCCGCCCGCCCGACATTCCTTCTCTTCAGCGGCCCGGCCCAGAAGCGTTCCTCCcccccggcggcggcggcggttccGTGCCTTGGCCCGCCTCCTCGGCCGCCAATCTTCCTCGCTTCCCGGCCAATCTGCCGCCGCCGGAGCTCCTGGCTCGGATCGCGCGCTTTCCCACCCCCGGCGTCCTACACGCGCCCATCCCTCACCTGCCCAACCCTCAGATGACTTTGCAAATGCCCAGGCAGGTGGCCTACGGTCCTCCGGTCCCTCAGCGAGTCCCCACGGCGAGCTACGAGCCGACGCCCCGGCACCCCGTCGCCCCCGGGATTTCCGCCGCCTACGCCGGACCCCCGCCGATGGGCGCCTACCCGCGATTTCTGCCCCAAATGACGCAGCCGAATCAGTACCCTCCCCCCGTGGGacaagccccgcccccggacTACCGAGTCGGACCGACTGTTCTTCCGCCCCCTCGGCATCCTTCGCTGCAAGGCTACCCGCACGGCTACGTGGCTCAGCAACCCGGCGCGCCCCCACACTACCCGCATCTTTTCCCGGGTCATTTGCAAGCGCCAGCGAATGGCTACCAGGCCCCGCCTCCGATGGCCCAAGGCTACCAGGCGCCTCAGAACTATGCCCCCCAGCATCAAGCTCCAGTGATGCCAATGGCAGCTCAGGGCCTGATGGCGCCTCCAAGCGCTCCCCTCCAACACCACCCCCCAGCCCCTCAGACCGTAGGACCCGTTTCACAAGCCTACCCCTCTCACCGGCACCCCCAAAGCGCTCAGATCGCCGCACCCGTGTCACAACACTACCCCCCTCACCAGCACCCCCAGATGCCCCACTGTTCCCAGCAATTTGCGCCCCACTCACAAATCCCGACGGGCCCCGGAGGCCCCGTGGCCCCTTGCGGCCAGGCGATCCACCCCCAAATGGGTCCCCCGATGCCTCCCGCATCACAACCCCATTTGATCGGTCCTCAGGCGCACCTTCCGAGACACGCCCCTCCCACTTCCCTCTCCCCGCAGCATCAGCACCAGCACCCTGGCCCTCCCCCCGTCCCAATCATGCCCCAACCTCCCGTATCTGGTCCCGGTCACACCCAGGTCCAAGGCCACCACAGCGGGGGTATCTGCTACCCCGGGAGCCCCCCCGCCATGCCCCGGCAGCCTCTGGCGCCGCAGTCGGCCGCCTCCCACGGCACGGTCCACTCGCAAGTTCCCATGTACTTGGGAGCTCCGGGACCTCACGTGCCTCCGAGCGCCCCGCTGAGACCTCCCCCCGTGGGCGTACCCCCTCACGGGGTCCAGGCCTGCCCCGGCGGGCCTCCGGTAGGACAGGCGGGCCAGCCTCCCTCGATTTCCCCGGCCCCATCCACGTCCCCAACGCCCGGACCGTCCACCCTAGTTCCGAGACCCAGCGTTACCTCGGACTTGGGCTCCGCCTCCGGCGCCGTCGGCTCGCCTCCCTCCGCCTCCACGttccagctccagcaccccggcaaCCACGACCTCCTCTCCTCCAGCCCCGACAACCAGTCGGGAAGCGCCGAGCCCCCCGCCAACGTCCTGCAGCCCACCAAAGCGGACCCGCGGGACGGCGAGCGTCGCAAGGAGGACTCGCGGGGAGTCCTCCTGATCCAAGGCGATCCTTACCGATCCCCGGAGCTCCTGGCCCGCCTCCAGAGCGAGCTGGAAGGATTTCGGGCGCGGGTGGACTCCCTGGAGGAGCTCCCGGAGGACGAGAGAGGCGCGTCGGCGCTGGACGGCCAGTGGAGGGAGCTGCAGGAGCAGCAGGAGAAGGACGCCCGGCAGCTGTCCATCGCCATCGCCCGCTGCTACGCCATGAAGAACCGGCACCAGGACGTCATGCCGTACGACCTGAACCGCGTCTTGCTGCGCTCGGGAAAGGACGACTACATCAACGCCAGCTACGTGGAGGAGCTGTCGGCGTACTGCCCGCAGATCATTGCCACGCAGGCGCCGCTCACCGGCACGGCCGCCGACTTTTGGCTGATGGTCTACGAGCAGAAGGTCTCCTTGGTGGTCGCGCTCGTGTCCGAGCAGGAAGTGGAGAAG GGCAAAGTGGCGCGCTACTTCCCGACGGAGCGTGGGCAGCAGCTGTCTCAGGGTCCCATCACCCTCAGCCTGAGCACACAGAAGACCACGCCCACCCACGTGGAGCGCATGATCAGCCTGCGCTACCGCGACCAGAGCCTGAAGCGCACCGTGGTCCACTTGCAGTTCACTTCCTGGCCGGAGCT GGGGCTCCCCGAAAGCCAGAGCAACCTGCTGCGCTTCATCCAGGAGGTCCACGGACACTACCTGCATCAAAGACCCGCGCACACTCCCGTGGTGGTCCACTGCAG CTCCGGAGTGGGTCGCACCGGCGCCTTCTGTCTGCTGTATGCGGCGGTACAGGAGCTAGAGGCCGGCAACGGCGTGGCGGACCTGCGAGACCTGGTCAGGAAGATGAGACGGCAAAGGAAGAACATGCTCCAGGAGAAG CTGCACCTCAAGTTCTGCTACGAGGCGCTGTTGCAGCAAGGCGAACAGGTGCTCCTCCGGCACGGCGTCCCTCCGTCGAACGCCGGCAGGAACGTGGCCGCTTCCTCCTCCAAG CACCAGCGCCAGGAGTCCCAGCAAGACCTGGTCCTGGGGGGCGACATCCCCATCAGCTCCATCCAGGCCACCATCGCCAAGCTCAGCGTGCGGCCCCCCAGCGCCGAGGAGGCGGAGCCCGAAGATCCGGACGAGCCCGCGTTGCCGTTTTCGCCTCCCGTCCCGGAGCCCCATCCCGCTCCGGAGCTCCCGGGTTCGCCCCCGAGCGCGCCGTCCCCTCCGCCGCCCAACGGCGTGGACGCGGGGGGATCGGCCGGTCCATCGGCCGGCCCCCAGGCGCAAGTGCAACCCCCGCCGCCGCCTTCGTCTTTGGAGCTGCTGGCCTCCCTGGCGCCCGAGGCCTTCTCCATGGAGGGCGGCGGTGGTGGGCGGGGcaaacaacgggtgaccaagcAGAGCTTCCTGCAGCCGGCCGAGGGGCGGGGCCTCCACGGGAGCCGGGAGTCCGAGAGCGAGGACCCCCTCAGCGGCCTGGATCCCCTGTGGAGTCTCAACAAGTCCTAA
- the ptpn23a gene encoding tyrosine-protein phosphatase non-receptor type 23 isoform X3, whose protein sequence is MRGRPHDTVVQGGRKESSASSKPLQPTSSDFQAGPRAPRAAAMEAVPRMPMIWLDLKEAGDFHFTPAVRQFILKNYGENPDNYNEQLKKLETLRQGAVNVTRDFEGCSTLRKYFGQLHYLQSRVPMATGQEAAVSISWTEIFSGKTVVHDDISYEQACILYNLGALHSMLGAMDNRVSEEGMKVSCTHFQCSAGAFYYLRDHFSHNFSVDMSHQILNLNINLMLGQAQECLLEKSMLDNRKSYLVARISAQVVDYYKEACRALENSETASMLGKIQKDWKKLVQMKIYYFAAIAHLHMGKQAEEQQKYGERLAYLQSSMDKLSEAIKLAKGQPDSVQDALRFTMDVIGGKFNSAKKDNDFIYHESVPSLETLASVKGAPLVKALPVNPTDPSVTGPDLFAKLVPMAAHEASSLYSEEKAKLLRDVMAKIDSRNDTLEQFMDSLGLEPESVDNLDMYSHIPPVLMEKCAALSVRPDTVKSLVQSMQVLSGVFTDVESSLREIQEILEADEAGEKALRDAGAPADAHPAPQAALLSEMRRDLEKYAEAHEKASFTNTELHRAMNLHISNLRLLGGPLENLREALPRPQLSEEEVAGLQCVKRILGKVQEMREQRSSLERQLRDLIQHDDITSTLVTTERADIKNVFEEQLKKYEQVKVYVEQNLAAQENILKALTEANVQYALVRKSLRQTEQQWSATVQGLVGSYEAYEDLMKKSQEGKEFYDDLEEKAARLLERAKTLCQTRTEARKPVLERESPKKPPARPTAAKPSFKPNSQDDDSSLEDPELAQINAAILALAEDGPEELSSRPPDIPSLQRPGPEAFLPPGGGGGSVPWPASSAANLPRFPANLPPPELLARIARFPTPGVLHAPIPHLPNPQMTLQMPRQVAYGPPVPQRVPTASYEPTPRHPVAPGISAAYAGPPPMGAYPRFLPQMTQPNQYPPPVGQAPPPDYRVGPTVLPPPRHPSLQGYPHGYVAQQPGAPPHYPHLFPGHLQAPANGYQAPPPMAQGYQAPQNYAPQHQAPVMPMAAQGLMAPPSAPLQHHPPAPQTVGPVSQAYPSHRHPQSAQIAAPVSQHYPPHQHPQMPHCSQQFAPHSQIPTGPGGPVAPCGQAIHPQMGPPMPPASQPHLIGPQAHLPRHAPPTSLSPQHQHQHPGPPPVPIMPQPPVSGPGHTQVQGHHSGGICYPGSPPAMPRQPLAPQSAASHGTVHSQVPMYLGAPGPHVPPSAPLRPPPVGVPPHGVQACPGGPPVGQAGQPPSISPAPSTSPTPGPSTLVPRPSVTSDLGSASGAVGSPPSASTFQLQHPGNHDLLSSSPDNQSGSAEPPANVLQPTKADPRDGERRKEDSRGVLLIQGDPYRSPELLARLQSELEGFRARVDSLEELPEDERGASALDGQWRELQEQQEKDARQLSIAIARCYAMKNRHQDVMPYDLNRVLLRSGKDDYINASYVEELSAYCPQIIATQAPLTGTAADFWLMVYEQKVSLVVALVSEQEVEKGKVARYFPTERGQQLSQGPITLSLSTQKTTPTHVERMISLRYRDQSLKRTVVHLQFTSWPELGLPESQSNLLRFIQEVHGHYLHQRPAHTPVVVHCSSGVGRTGAFCLLYAAVQELEAGNGVADLRDLVRKMRRQRKNMLQEKVGQTPNLQVHLLTEAGWTASNHLTAAPQVLLRGAVAARRTGAPPARRPSVERRQERGRFLLQAPAPGVPARPGPGGRHPHQLHPGHHRQAQRAAPQRRGGGARRSGRARVAVFASRPGAPSRSGAPGFAPERAVPSAAQRRGRGGIGRSIGRPPGASATPAAAFVFGAAGLPGARGLLHGGRRWWAGQTTGDQAELPAAGRGAGPPREPGVRERGPPQRPGSPVESQQVLKSQTLFVHILKCLTNDKIK, encoded by the exons ATGCGTGGACGGCCCCATGACACAGTTGTTCAGGGGGGAAGAAAAGAATCCAGCGCGTCTTCAAAACCCCTCCAGCCGACCTCGAGTGACTTCCAAGCGGGTCCCAGAGCACCGCGAGCCGCCGCCATGGAGGCTGTCCCCCGCATGCCGATGATATGGCTCGACCTCAAGGAGGCTGGAGATTTCCACTTCACCCCGGCCGTCAGGCAG TTCATCCTGAAGAACTACGGCGAGAATCCGGACAACTACAACGAGCAGCTGAAGAAACTCGAGACGTTACGGCAG GGCGCCGTGAACGTCACCAGAGACTTTGAAGGGTGCAGCACGTTGAGGAAGTACTTCGGTCAGCTTCATTACCTTCAGAGCCGCGTTCCCATGGCAACCGGGCAGGAGGCAGCTGTGTCCATATCTTG GACTGAGATCTTCTCTGGCAAAACCGTGGTCCACGACGACATCAGCTACGAGCAGGCGTGTATTCTCTACAATCTCG GAGCTCTTCATTCCATGTTAGGAGCCATGGACAACCGAGTGTCAGAAGAA GGCATGAAGGTGTCGTGCACGCACTTCCAATGTTCGGCCGGAGCCTTCTACTACCTGAGGGACCATTTCAGTCACAACTTCAGCGTGGACATGAGTCACCAGATCCTCAACCTCAACATCAACCTCATGCTG GGTCAAGCTCAAGAGTGTCTTCTGGAGAAATCCATGCTGGACAATAGGAAGAGCTACCTGGTGGCTCGGATTAGCGCTCAG GTGGTGGATTACTACAAGGAGGCCTGCAGGGCGCTGGAGAACTCGGAGACGGCGTCCATGCTGGGGAAGATCCAGAAGGATTGGAAAAAGTTAGTCCAGATGAAGATCTACTACTTTGCCGCCATCGCGCAC CTTCACATGGGCAAACAAGCCGAGGAGCAGCAGAAATACGGCGAGCGG cTGGCGTACCTCCAGAGCTCCATGGACAAGCTGTCGGAAGCCATCAAGCTGGCCAAG GGTCAACCAGACAGCGTGCAGGACGCCCTAAGATTCACCATGGATGTCATCGGCGGCAA ATTCAACTCGGCCAAAAAGGACAACGACTTCATCTACCACGAGTCCGTCCCTTCTCTGGAAACGTTGGCGTCCGTCAAAG GAGCGCCATTGGTCAAAGCCCTGCCCGTCAACCCGACGGACCCCAGCGTCACCGGTCCGGACCTGTTCGCCAAGCTGGTGCCCATGGCGGCTCACGAGGCGTCCTCCCTCTACAG CGAGGAGAAAGCCAAACTCCTGAGAGACGTCATGGCCAAGATCGACAGCAGAAACGACACGCTGGA GCAGTTCATGGACTCCTTGGGCTTGGAGCCGGAATCCGTAGACAACTTGGACATGTACAGCCACATTCCGCCGGTCCTGATGGAGAAGTGCGCCGCTCTCAGCGTTCGACCCGACACGGTCAAGAGCCTCGTCCAATCCATGCAGG TCCTCTCCGGCGTCTTCACCGACGTGGAGTCGTCCCTCCGAGAAATCCAAGAGATCCTGGAAGCCGACGAGGCGGGCGAGAAGGCCCTCCGAGACGCCGGCGCCCCGGCCGACGCCCACCCGGCGCCGCAGGCCGCGCTCTTGTCCGAGATGCGCAGGGACCTGGAGAAGTACGCCGAGGCCCACGAGAAGGCCAGCTTCACCAACACGGAGCTCCACCGGGCCATGAACCTGCACATCAGCAACTTGCGTCTCCTGGGGGGACCGCTGGAGAACCTGAGAGAAGCTCTGCCCCGCCCTCAACTCAGCGAAG AAGAAGTGGCCGGGCTGCAGTGCGTGAAGCGCATCCTGGGGAAGGTTCAGGAAATGAGGGAGCAGAGGAGCTCCCTGGAGAGACAACTACGAGACCTGATCCAGCACGACGACATCACTTCCACCCTGGTCACCACGGAGAGGGCCGACATAAAG AACGTGTTCGAGGAGCAGCTGAAGAAATACGAGCAGGTGAAGGTCTACGTGGAGCAGAACCTGGCGGCCCAGGAGAACATCCTCAAGGCCCTGACGGAGGCCAACGTTCAGTACGCCTTGGTCCGCAAGAGCTTGCGTCAGACGGAGCAGCAGTGGAGCGCCACGGTCCAGGGCCTGGTGGGTTCCTACGAAGCTTACGAAGACCTGATGAAGAAGTCGCAGGAGGGCAAGGAGTTCTACGACGACCTGGAAGAAAAAGCGGCGCGACTGCTGGAGAGAGCCAAGACCTTGTGTCAGACCCGAACGGAAGCCAGGAAGCCCGTCCTGGAAAG AGAGAGCCCGAAGAAGCCTCCGGCCAGACCCACGGCGGCCAAACCTTCCTTCAAGCCCAACTCCCAGGATGACGACTCCAGTCTGGAAGATCCGGAGTTGGCCCAAATCAACGCCGCCATCTTGGCCTTGGCCGAAGATGGGCCAGAAGAACTTAGCAGCCGCCCGCCCGACATTCCTTCTCTTCAGCGGCCCGGCCCAGAAGCGTTCCTCCcccccggcggcggcggcggttccGTGCCTTGGCCCGCCTCCTCGGCCGCCAATCTTCCTCGCTTCCCGGCCAATCTGCCGCCGCCGGAGCTCCTGGCTCGGATCGCGCGCTTTCCCACCCCCGGCGTCCTACACGCGCCCATCCCTCACCTGCCCAACCCTCAGATGACTTTGCAAATGCCCAGGCAGGTGGCCTACGGTCCTCCGGTCCCTCAGCGAGTCCCCACGGCGAGCTACGAGCCGACGCCCCGGCACCCCGTCGCCCCCGGGATTTCCGCCGCCTACGCCGGACCCCCGCCGATGGGCGCCTACCCGCGATTTCTGCCCCAAATGACGCAGCCGAATCAGTACCCTCCCCCCGTGGGacaagccccgcccccggacTACCGAGTCGGACCGACTGTTCTTCCGCCCCCTCGGCATCCTTCGCTGCAAGGCTACCCGCACGGCTACGTGGCTCAGCAACCCGGCGCGCCCCCACACTACCCGCATCTTTTCCCGGGTCATTTGCAAGCGCCAGCGAATGGCTACCAGGCCCCGCCTCCGATGGCCCAAGGCTACCAGGCGCCTCAGAACTATGCCCCCCAGCATCAAGCTCCAGTGATGCCAATGGCAGCTCAGGGCCTGATGGCGCCTCCAAGCGCTCCCCTCCAACACCACCCCCCAGCCCCTCAGACCGTAGGACCCGTTTCACAAGCCTACCCCTCTCACCGGCACCCCCAAAGCGCTCAGATCGCCGCACCCGTGTCACAACACTACCCCCCTCACCAGCACCCCCAGATGCCCCACTGTTCCCAGCAATTTGCGCCCCACTCACAAATCCCGACGGGCCCCGGAGGCCCCGTGGCCCCTTGCGGCCAGGCGATCCACCCCCAAATGGGTCCCCCGATGCCTCCCGCATCACAACCCCATTTGATCGGTCCTCAGGCGCACCTTCCGAGACACGCCCCTCCCACTTCCCTCTCCCCGCAGCATCAGCACCAGCACCCTGGCCCTCCCCCCGTCCCAATCATGCCCCAACCTCCCGTATCTGGTCCCGGTCACACCCAGGTCCAAGGCCACCACAGCGGGGGTATCTGCTACCCCGGGAGCCCCCCCGCCATGCCCCGGCAGCCTCTGGCGCCGCAGTCGGCCGCCTCCCACGGCACGGTCCACTCGCAAGTTCCCATGTACTTGGGAGCTCCGGGACCTCACGTGCCTCCGAGCGCCCCGCTGAGACCTCCCCCCGTGGGCGTACCCCCTCACGGGGTCCAGGCCTGCCCCGGCGGGCCTCCGGTAGGACAGGCGGGCCAGCCTCCCTCGATTTCCCCGGCCCCATCCACGTCCCCAACGCCCGGACCGTCCACCCTAGTTCCGAGACCCAGCGTTACCTCGGACTTGGGCTCCGCCTCCGGCGCCGTCGGCTCGCCTCCCTCCGCCTCCACGttccagctccagcaccccggcaaCCACGACCTCCTCTCCTCCAGCCCCGACAACCAGTCGGGAAGCGCCGAGCCCCCCGCCAACGTCCTGCAGCCCACCAAAGCGGACCCGCGGGACGGCGAGCGTCGCAAGGAGGACTCGCGGGGAGTCCTCCTGATCCAAGGCGATCCTTACCGATCCCCGGAGCTCCTGGCCCGCCTCCAGAGCGAGCTGGAAGGATTTCGGGCGCGGGTGGACTCCCTGGAGGAGCTCCCGGAGGACGAGAGAGGCGCGTCGGCGCTGGACGGCCAGTGGAGGGAGCTGCAGGAGCAGCAGGAGAAGGACGCCCGGCAGCTGTCCATCGCCATCGCCCGCTGCTACGCCATGAAGAACCGGCACCAGGACGTCATGCCGTACGACCTGAACCGCGTCTTGCTGCGCTCGGGAAAGGACGACTACATCAACGCCAGCTACGTGGAGGAGCTGTCGGCGTACTGCCCGCAGATCATTGCCACGCAGGCGCCGCTCACCGGCACGGCCGCCGACTTTTGGCTGATGGTCTACGAGCAGAAGGTCTCCTTGGTGGTCGCGCTCGTGTCCGAGCAGGAAGTGGAGAAG GGCAAAGTGGCGCGCTACTTCCCGACGGAGCGTGGGCAGCAGCTGTCTCAGGGTCCCATCACCCTCAGCCTGAGCACACAGAAGACCACGCCCACCCACGTGGAGCGCATGATCAGCCTGCGCTACCGCGACCAGAGCCTGAAGCGCACCGTGGTCCACTTGCAGTTCACTTCCTGGCCGGAGCT GGGGCTCCCCGAAAGCCAGAGCAACCTGCTGCGCTTCATCCAGGAGGTCCACGGACACTACCTGCATCAAAGACCCGCGCACACTCCCGTGGTGGTCCACTGCAG CTCCGGAGTGGGTCGCACCGGCGCCTTCTGTCTGCTGTATGCGGCGGTACAGGAGCTAGAGGCCGGCAACGGCGTGGCGGACCTGCGAGACCTGGTCAGGAAGATGAGACGGCAAAGGAAGAACATGCTCCAGGAGAAGGTAGGCCAGACACCCAACCTCCAAGTACATTTACTAACCGAGGCCGGCTGGACGGCGTCAAACCACCTCACAGCTGCACCTCAAGTTCTGCTACGAGGCGCTGTTGCAGCAAGGCGAACAGGTGCTCCTCCGGCACGGCGTCCCTCCGTCGAACGCCGGCAGGAACGTGGCCGCTTCCTCCTCCAAG CACCAGCGCCAGGAGTCCCAGCAAGACCTGGTCCTGGGGGGCGACATCCCCATCAGCTCCATCCAGGCCACCATCGCCAAGCTCAGCGTGCGGCCCCCCAGCGCCGAGGAGGCGGAGCCCGAAGATCCGGACGAGCCCGCGTTGCCGTTTTCGCCTCCCGTCCCGGAGCCCCATCCCGCTCCGGAGCTCCCGGGTTCGCCCCCGAGCGCGCCGTCCCCTCCGCCGCCCAACGGCGTGGACGCGGGGGGATCGGCCGGTCCATCGGCCGGCCCCCAGGCGCAAGTGCAACCCCCGCCGCCGCCTTCGTCTTTGGAGCTGCTGGCCTCCCTGGCGCCCGAGGCCTTCTCCATGGAGGGCGGCGGTGGTGGGCGGGGcaaacaacgggtgaccaagcAGAGCTTCCTGCAGCCGGCCGAGGGGCGGGGCCTCCACGGGAGCCGGGAGTCCGAGAGCGAGGACCCCCTCAGCGGCCTGGATCCCCTGTGGAGTCTCAACAAGTCCTAAAATCTCAAACCCTGTttgtacatattttaaaatgtttgactAATGACAAAATCAAATAA